A genomic stretch from Thermonema lapsum includes:
- the sufC gene encoding Fe-S cluster assembly ATPase SufC, whose amino-acid sequence MLSIKDLKARVEEKEILKGLNLEVKPGEVHAIMGPNGSGKSTLANVLAGREDYEVTGGEVLFMGKNLLELEPEERAGEGIFLAFQYPVEIPGVTTANFLKTALNAVREYRGLEPLDAVQFLKLLKEKMKLVEMDSSLVNRSLNEGFSGGEKKRNEILQMALLEPKLAILDETDSGLDIDALRIVAEGVNKLRSKDNAFIVITHYQRLLNYIEPDYVHVLYKGRIVKSGTKELALELEERGYDWIKEEVDANASF is encoded by the coding sequence ATGTTGTCTATAAAAGATTTAAAAGCGCGCGTAGAAGAAAAGGAAATCCTCAAAGGTCTGAATCTGGAAGTGAAACCGGGCGAAGTGCATGCCATCATGGGACCCAACGGTTCGGGCAAAAGTACTTTAGCCAATGTGTTGGCGGGGCGTGAAGACTATGAAGTAACTGGCGGCGAGGTGTTGTTTATGGGAAAAAACCTTTTGGAACTGGAGCCCGAAGAAAGAGCTGGCGAAGGTATCTTTCTTGCTTTCCAATATCCGGTAGAGATTCCGGGCGTTACCACTGCCAATTTCCTAAAAACAGCCCTGAATGCTGTGCGTGAATACCGTGGATTGGAGCCGCTCGATGCCGTGCAGTTCTTGAAACTGCTCAAAGAAAAAATGAAACTCGTGGAGATGGACAGCAGCTTGGTCAACCGCTCGCTCAACGAAGGCTTTTCGGGCGGAGAAAAGAAACGCAACGAAATCCTGCAGATGGCTTTGCTCGAGCCCAAGCTGGCTATCCTCGACGAAACCGACTCCGGCTTAGATATCGATGCTTTGCGCATTGTGGCAGAGGGTGTAAACAAACTGCGCTCCAAAGACAACGCTTTTATCGTGATAACCCACTATCAGCGCCTGCTCAACTACATAGAGCCTGACTATGTGCATGTACTTTACAAGGGGCGCATCGTGAAGTCCGGCACCAAAGAGTTGGCGCTTGAACTCGAAGAGCGCGGATACGATTGGATTAAAGAAGAAGTAGATGCCAACGCTTCATTTTAA
- the sufB gene encoding Fe-S cluster assembly protein SufB, with product MSKPHSTDDVLQKHINSDYKYGFTTNVEIEAAPKGLNEDIIRLISNKKNEPSWMLEWRLNAFRQWQKMEEPHHWANIQYPPINYQDIIYYAAPKQKKRPKSLDEVDPELRRTFEKLGISLEEQKRLTGVAVDAVMDSVSVITTFREKLAELGIIFCPISEAIQEYPDLVRKYLGSVVPVTDNFFAALNSAVFSDGSFVYIPKGVRCPMELSTYFRINAQNTGQFERTLIIAEEGSYVSYLEGCTAPMRDENQLHAAVVELIALDNAEIKYSTVQNWYPGDKEGKGGIYNFVTKRGICAGKNSKISWTQVETGSAITWKYPSVILKGDNSVGEFYSVAVTNNYQQADTGTKMIHIGKNTRSRIVSKGISAGKSQNSYRGLVQVHRRAENARNFSQCDSLLIGDKCGAHTFPYIEVKNNTAIVEHEATTSKIGEDQLFYCQQRGIDPETAVALIVNGYAKEVLKQLPMEFAVEAQKLLAISLEGSVG from the coding sequence ATGAGTAAGCCTCATTCAACCGACGACGTTTTGCAAAAACACATCAACTCGGACTATAAATATGGTTTTACGACCAATGTAGAGATAGAAGCCGCCCCCAAGGGCTTAAATGAGGATATTATTCGTTTGATTTCGAATAAGAAAAACGAGCCCAGCTGGATGCTGGAGTGGCGTCTAAATGCCTTCCGGCAGTGGCAGAAAATGGAAGAGCCCCATCATTGGGCAAATATTCAATATCCTCCCATCAACTACCAAGATATTATTTACTATGCGGCGCCCAAACAAAAAAAGCGCCCCAAAAGCCTCGACGAGGTAGACCCCGAACTACGCCGCACTTTTGAAAAGCTGGGCATTTCGCTCGAAGAGCAGAAGCGCCTTACCGGCGTGGCAGTAGATGCAGTCATGGACAGCGTATCGGTCATTACTACCTTCCGCGAAAAGCTGGCAGAGCTGGGCATCATCTTTTGTCCTATCAGCGAAGCTATACAAGAATACCCCGACTTGGTGCGCAAGTATTTGGGCAGTGTGGTGCCAGTCACTGACAATTTCTTCGCTGCTCTCAACTCGGCGGTATTTAGCGATGGCTCTTTTGTGTATATTCCCAAGGGGGTGCGTTGTCCTATGGAACTCTCTACCTATTTCCGTATCAACGCACAAAACACAGGACAGTTTGAGCGCACGCTCATCATTGCCGAGGAAGGGTCCTATGTGAGCTATCTGGAAGGATGCACTGCCCCCATGCGCGATGAAAATCAGCTGCATGCTGCCGTGGTGGAGTTGATTGCCTTAGACAATGCCGAAATCAAATACTCCACGGTGCAGAACTGGTATCCGGGCGATAAAGAGGGCAAAGGAGGGATTTACAACTTCGTAACCAAGCGGGGCATCTGTGCCGGCAAAAACTCTAAAATCTCTTGGACACAAGTAGAGACCGGCTCTGCCATCACTTGGAAATACCCCTCAGTAATACTCAAAGGCGACAACTCTGTAGGCGAGTTCTACTCGGTGGCAGTAACCAACAACTACCAACAGGCAGATACCGGCACTAAGATGATTCACATAGGCAAGAACACCCGCAGCCGCATTGTGTCGAAAGGTATTTCTGCCGGTAAGAGCCAAAACTCATACCGTGGCTTGGTGCAGGTGCACCGCCGTGCAGAAAATGCCCGTAATTTCTCTCAATGCGACTCGCTGCTCATTGGCGACAAGTGCGGTGCCCATACCTTCCCCTATATAGAAGTAAAAAACAACACAGCCATAGTAGAGCACGAAGCAACCACCTCGAAAATAGGCGAAGACCAGCTGTTTTATTGTCAACAGCGAGGCATAGACCCCGAAACCGCCGTGGCGCTGATTGTCAATGGGTATGCCAAAGAGGTGCTCAAGCAGCTGCCTATGGAATTTGCCGTGGAGGCGCAAAAACTACTGGCTATCTCTTTGGAAGGCAGCGTGGGTTGA
- a CDS encoding Lrp/AsnC ligand binding domain-containing protein, with the protein MKKYSIDEVDRAILNLLLQNSDLSYQEIAERVFISPGTVHLRIKKMKQAGIILGSRLQIAENLLGFDITCFIGIFLEKSAYYETVADALEAMPEVVEVHYTTGAYSIFLKAICRDTAHLRTFLHDRLQKLPGVQRTETLISLEERFNRPHLLSDN; encoded by the coding sequence ATGAAAAAATATTCAATAGATGAGGTCGATCGTGCCATCCTGAATCTGCTGCTGCAGAACAGCGACTTGTCGTATCAGGAAATAGCTGAACGTGTGTTTATCTCACCGGGTACGGTGCACCTGCGCATCAAGAAAATGAAACAAGCGGGCATCATATTGGGCAGCCGCCTCCAAATAGCTGAAAACCTGCTCGGCTTCGACATCACCTGCTTCATAGGCATATTTTTGGAAAAAAGCGCCTACTACGAGACTGTAGCCGACGCGCTGGAGGCAATGCCCGAAGTGGTAGAAGTGCACTATACCACAGGAGCTTACAGCATTTTTCTGAAGGCGATTTGCCGTGATACGGCGCACCTACGCACTTTCCTGCACGACCGCCTGCAAAAACTGCCGGGTGTGCAGCGTACCGAAACACTCATATCGCTCGAAGAGCGTTTCAATAGACCGCATTTATTATCTGATAACTAA
- a CDS encoding NifU family protein: protein MSIIERIEAALDNIRPYLETDGGNIRVVEVTDDLVVKLELLGACSSCPMSSMTFKAGVEEAIRRAVPEVKAIEAVNVSIG from the coding sequence ATGTCTATCATTGAACGAATAGAAGCTGCTCTTGACAACATCCGCCCCTATTTGGAGACCGATGGCGGCAATATACGGGTAGTGGAAGTAACCGACGACCTAGTAGTAAAACTGGAACTATTGGGGGCTTGTAGCTCTTGCCCTATGTCTTCCATGACTTTCAAAGCAGGCGTAGAGGAAGCTATTCGTAGGGCTGTACCAGAGGTGAAGGCAATTGAGGCGGTCAATGTGAGTATAGGCTAA
- a CDS encoding Mrp/NBP35 family ATP-binding protein, whose translation MITKEQVLQALSTVPEPDLKGDLVSLNMIRDVEIEGKQIRFTVVLTTPACPLKEKIKNDCEEALRRHLGDDLNIDIHMTAEVAPSAKAPLIQGVKNVIAIASGKGGVGKSTVTVNLAVALAKTGARVGIVDADIFGPSIPTMLGVEGEHPPVQDIDGKQYIIPVQAHGVKVISMGFLAPEESAIVWRGPMASKALIQFFGDVYWDELDYLLVDLPPGTSDIHLTLVQAIPLSGAVVVTTPQKVALADAIKAIAMFRQPQIQVPLLGLIENMAYFTPAELPANKYYIFGKDGGKVLAERFDIPFLGEVPLVQALREGGDVGTPIAIEEEHPVGKAFAAIAASLAQQLAVRNAQAETTV comes from the coding sequence ATGATTACAAAAGAACAAGTGTTGCAAGCCTTGAGCACCGTGCCGGAGCCTGATTTGAAGGGAGACCTGGTTTCGCTCAATATGATACGAGATGTAGAGATAGAGGGCAAGCAAATACGTTTTACCGTAGTGCTGACCACGCCCGCTTGCCCCTTGAAAGAAAAAATAAAAAATGACTGTGAAGAAGCTCTGCGCCGTCATTTGGGCGACGACCTGAACATCGACATTCACATGACTGCTGAGGTGGCACCTTCAGCCAAAGCTCCCTTGATTCAGGGGGTGAAGAATGTGATAGCCATTGCTTCTGGTAAAGGGGGCGTTGGCAAATCGACCGTTACGGTCAATCTTGCTGTAGCATTAGCCAAAACCGGTGCCCGTGTGGGTATCGTAGATGCCGATATATTCGGTCCTTCTATCCCTACCATGCTTGGCGTGGAAGGGGAGCATCCGCCCGTGCAAGACATCGATGGCAAGCAATACATCATCCCCGTGCAGGCACATGGAGTGAAAGTCATTTCTATGGGCTTTCTTGCCCCCGAAGAGAGTGCCATTGTGTGGCGCGGACCTATGGCAAGCAAAGCGCTGATTCAATTCTTTGGCGATGTATATTGGGATGAACTCGATTATCTGCTGGTTGACCTGCCGCCCGGCACCAGCGATATCCACCTCACTTTGGTGCAAGCCATTCCCTTGAGCGGGGCAGTGGTGGTAACTACCCCCCAAAAGGTAGCTCTCGCCGATGCCATCAAAGCCATTGCCATGTTCCGGCAGCCGCAAATACAAGTACCTCTTTTGGGCTTGATTGAAAACATGGCTTACTTCACGCCTGCCGAACTGCCCGCAAACAAATACTATATCTTTGGAAAAGACGGCGGCAAAGTGTTGGCAGAACGCTTCGATATACCTTTCTTGGGCGAAGTGCCTTTGGTGCAAGCCTTGCGTGAAGGCGGTGATGTCGGCACGCCCATTGCTATCGAAGAGGAGCATCCCGTAGGGAAAGCTTTTGCCGCCATAGCGGCTTCTTTGGCACAACAACTGGCAGTGCGCAATGCTCAAGCCGAAACAACCGTCTAA
- a CDS encoding PhoH family protein encodes MIEKVIILENVSLVDFLGVGNANIKEVAAAFPASRIISRGNEIRIQGRPPEIIKINAIIQALLEHYHRYGHLSVDKVQTLLREDHSHERQIEELEDFRDEILLYGVQGAPIKPRTLNQMQLVKASFENDLVFALGPAGTGKTYISVALAVRALKNKLVKKIIITRPAVEAGEHLGFLPGDLKDKVDPYLRPIYDALDDMIPAEKFKFYEENRVIEIAPLAYMRGRTLNDAFVLLDEAQNTTPMQMKMFLTRMGPNSKVIVTGDQSQIDLPPKQRSGLVEAMEVLRGVKGIGFVELNTQDVVRHKLVQSIIKAYEKYEGKEGNNSA; translated from the coding sequence TTGATAGAGAAAGTAATTATTTTAGAAAACGTATCCTTGGTTGACTTTTTAGGCGTAGGCAACGCCAACATCAAAGAAGTAGCAGCGGCTTTTCCTGCCAGCCGCATCATATCCCGAGGCAACGAAATCCGCATTCAGGGACGACCGCCCGAAATCATCAAAATCAACGCCATCATACAAGCTCTCTTGGAGCACTACCACCGTTACGGTCATCTGAGCGTGGACAAGGTGCAGACCTTGCTGCGCGAAGACCATTCCCACGAGCGGCAAATAGAAGAACTAGAAGACTTTCGCGACGAAATTTTGTTGTATGGCGTGCAAGGGGCACCCATCAAGCCACGTACGCTCAATCAAATGCAGCTGGTCAAAGCTTCTTTTGAAAACGATTTGGTATTTGCTTTGGGTCCGGCAGGGACGGGCAAAACCTACATATCGGTAGCTTTGGCAGTGCGTGCTTTGAAAAACAAATTGGTGAAAAAGATTATCATCACACGCCCTGCCGTCGAGGCTGGCGAGCATTTGGGTTTCCTGCCCGGCGACCTCAAAGACAAAGTGGACCCTTATCTGCGTCCTATTTACGACGCTTTAGACGACATGATACCCGCCGAAAAATTTAAATTTTACGAAGAGAACCGGGTCATTGAAATTGCCCCGCTGGCATACATGCGGGGGCGCACCCTGAACGATGCCTTTGTGTTGCTGGACGAGGCACAAAATACAACCCCCATGCAGATGAAAATGTTCTTGACACGCATGGGACCCAACTCGAAAGTCATCGTAACCGGTGACCAATCGCAAATAGACTTGCCACCAAAGCAGCGCTCCGGGCTGGTCGAAGCCATGGAGGTATTGCGTGGCGTAAAGGGGATTGGCTTTGTGGAGCTGAACACTCAAGACGTGGTGCGTCATAAGTTGGTGCAGTCCATCATCAAAGCATATGAGAAATACGAGGGTAAAGAAGGCAACAACAGTGCATAA
- a CDS encoding putative quinol monooxygenase: MIVRIVCMSFDEAHIDTFLRLFDSYKEQIRSFDGCLHLELLQQESTPSVFFTYSHWRDEAALENYRQSELFRKVWGETKKYFNRQPQAWSLKRHHCLP; this comes from the coding sequence ATGATTGTTCGCATCGTTTGCATGAGCTTTGACGAAGCCCATATCGACACTTTCTTGCGGCTGTTCGACAGCTACAAAGAGCAAATACGCAGTTTTGACGGCTGTTTGCATTTAGAGCTGCTGCAACAAGAAAGCACCCCTTCGGTCTTTTTCACCTACAGCCATTGGCGCGATGAGGCTGCTTTAGAGAATTATCGCCAGTCGGAACTCTTTCGTAAGGTATGGGGCGAAACCAAAAAGTATTTCAACCGGCAGCCGCAAGCCTGGAGCCTCAAACGACACCACTGCCTGCCTTAA
- a CDS encoding DUF5655 domain-containing protein, which yields MALYKIIGNHLEYIKEKPFRLEKELQELTENNLKTIFGLELVKSEFVLKNFRIDTLAFDRESNAFVIIEYKRDKNFSVIDQGYAYLSLMLNNKADFILEFNENLGKTLKKTDVDWSQSRVLFVSPSFTDYQREAINFKDLPIELWEVKRYENGTVSFEQIRKADAKESIKTISKSDANIDTVAREIKIYTEEEHLANATQEIKELYEKLKSAILNLDNLEVKPTKLYIAFVSGRNVVDILPQRKALKIWLNLAKGELDDPKGIAKDVSGIGHWGNGDYEIKIQNDDDLEYILSLIKQSLKKNKK from the coding sequence ATGGCACTATATAAAATCATAGGGAATCATTTAGAATACATTAAAGAAAAGCCGTTTCGCCTTGAGAAGGAGCTTCAGGAATTGACTGAAAACAACCTGAAAACAATATTCGGGCTTGAACTTGTAAAATCTGAATTTGTATTGAAGAACTTCCGAATCGATACCCTTGCTTTTGACAGAGAGTCCAATGCTTTCGTGATAATCGAATATAAACGGGATAAAAATTTTAGCGTAATAGACCAAGGATACGCTTATTTATCTTTAATGCTGAATAATAAAGCAGATTTCATATTGGAGTTTAACGAAAACCTCGGCAAGACATTAAAGAAAACCGATGTCGATTGGTCGCAGTCGAGGGTTTTGTTTGTTTCACCATCTTTTACCGATTATCAAAGGGAAGCGATAAACTTTAAAGATTTGCCTATTGAATTATGGGAAGTTAAACGCTATGAGAATGGAACTGTATCGTTTGAACAAATACGAAAAGCCGATGCAAAAGAAAGTATAAAGACCATTTCAAAATCTGATGCAAACATTGACACAGTAGCAAGAGAAATTAAAATTTATACAGAAGAAGAGCATTTGGCAAATGCAACCCAAGAGATAAAAGAGCTTTATGAGAAATTAAAATCTGCTATTTTGAATTTAGACAATCTTGAAGTTAAGCCTACAAAGCTTTATATAGCATTTGTTTCTGGAAGAAATGTTGTTGATATATTACCGCAAAGAAAGGCATTAAAAATTTGGCTCAATTTGGCTAAAGGCGAACTTGACGACCCAAAAGGAATTGCAAAAGACGTTTCAGGTATTGGACACTGGGGAAATGGAGATTATGAAATAAAAATCCAAAATGATGACGATTTAGAATACATTTTGAGCTTAATAAAACAATCTTTGAAAAAGAACAAAAAATAA
- a CDS encoding DNA adenine methylase → MIKSPLRYPGGKSRAIKFIAPLIPEFDEFREPFVGGGSVFVYLKQKFPNKKFWINDIYENLYHFWKQTQQNPKRLIEQIQHWRDNATAGKELYKYLLDNIDKFDALNKAAAFFVINRITFSGTTESGGYSNAAYNKRFTQSSIERVKALSKILDNTKITNLDYQEVIEAEGENVFIFLDPPYYSATKSALYGKKGNLHKIFDHKRFAEVLKRTNHKWLVTYDDSEYIRDLFSFANIKEWNLTYGMRNIGNNGNQKGNELFISNYPLETKKQKIRTLFDECEKRNTTQKSL, encoded by the coding sequence ATGATAAAAAGTCCGTTAAGATATCCCGGTGGAAAAAGTCGAGCCATAAAATTCATTGCCCCTTTAATTCCTGAATTTGATGAATTTAGGGAGCCTTTTGTAGGTGGTGGTTCTGTTTTTGTATATCTCAAACAAAAATTTCCAAATAAAAAATTTTGGATAAACGATATTTATGAAAATCTATATCATTTTTGGAAACAAACACAACAAAATCCTAAAAGACTCATTGAACAAATTCAACATTGGCGCGATAACGCAACTGCTGGTAAAGAATTATACAAATATTTACTTGACAATATTGATAAGTTTGATGCCTTAAATAAGGCAGCAGCATTTTTTGTTATTAACAGGATAACATTTTCAGGAACAACCGAAAGTGGTGGTTACTCAAATGCAGCGTATAATAAACGCTTTACGCAATCCAGTATAGAAAGAGTGAAAGCATTATCAAAGATTTTAGATAATACAAAAATCACAAATCTTGATTATCAAGAAGTCATCGAAGCAGAAGGTGAAAATGTTTTTATCTTTTTAGACCCACCATATTATTCGGCAACAAAATCTGCCCTTTACGGTAAAAAAGGTAATTTACATAAAATCTTCGACCATAAAAGATTTGCAGAAGTATTAAAGCGCACCAATCATAAATGGCTTGTTACTTATGACGATAGTGAATATATCAGAGATTTATTTTCGTTTGCCAATATCAAAGAATGGAACTTGACTTACGGAATGCGAAACATAGGAAATAACGGAAACCAAAAAGGAAACGAGCTGTTTATTTCCAACTATCCGTTAGAAACAAAAAAACAAAAAATCAGAACATTATTTGATGAATGTGAAAAAAGAAATACTACCCAGAAAAGTTTATAA
- a CDS encoding DUF1015 domain-containing protein, which translates to MAEIRPLRAWRYHPRFAKQIEDYTSPLFDVISEAQCRMLYQNPYNSIHLSVPQDVPPYENVARRLEAWKREGILVHDPVPAIYVYYQYFSLPGIDKTFCRKGFIANIKAYDWEERVVLRHENTIPQSVEDRLEMLRHTRLNVAPTHGLYTDPSHCLEPLMDEAMQAPLYETEDYQGVVDKLAVIHDAEAIRCFIDLMRDKAVILADGHHRYSASLAYRKERMRQNPHHSGHEPYNYHLMYFTNTEADDIRILPTHRLISGLENFDPQSFCAALEPYFTIKPVADPYTLQEIITGKPWAFGVILPGRYLKIRLKAELTDKLEDLVPWDFPDLIKRLDLTVLHALVIEKALGIPGKEQAKSKSIHYTRSLGECVDKVRSGEAQLALINREISIETVKEVCYSGHTLPQKSTYFYPKVVCGFLFGSVHDDEFNALADRLFS; encoded by the coding sequence ATGGCAGAAATAAGACCCTTGCGTGCTTGGCGCTATCATCCCCGTTTTGCAAAGCAAATAGAAGACTATACCTCGCCTTTGTTCGATGTGATTTCAGAGGCGCAGTGCCGTATGCTCTACCAAAACCCTTACAACAGCATCCATCTATCGGTACCGCAAGACGTACCCCCTTACGAAAATGTAGCCCGCCGCCTGGAGGCATGGAAGCGGGAAGGTATATTGGTACACGACCCCGTGCCTGCCATTTATGTGTATTATCAATACTTTTCGTTGCCCGGCATCGATAAGACTTTTTGTCGCAAAGGTTTTATTGCTAACATTAAAGCCTATGACTGGGAGGAAAGAGTGGTGTTGCGTCATGAAAACACCATACCGCAGTCGGTAGAAGACCGTCTGGAAATGCTGCGGCACACACGCCTCAACGTGGCGCCCACTCACGGGCTCTATACCGACCCATCGCACTGCCTCGAGCCCCTCATGGATGAAGCCATGCAGGCACCCCTCTATGAAACCGAAGACTATCAAGGAGTAGTGGACAAGCTGGCAGTCATTCATGATGCCGAAGCCATTCGTTGTTTTATCGACCTCATGCGCGACAAAGCTGTAATATTGGCAGATGGGCACCATCGCTATTCGGCTTCTCTGGCATACAGGAAAGAGCGTATGCGCCAAAACCCACACCACAGCGGGCACGAGCCCTACAACTACCACCTAATGTATTTCACCAACACCGAAGCCGATGATATCCGCATTCTGCCCACCCATCGATTGATTTCAGGTTTAGAAAACTTTGACCCACAAAGCTTCTGTGCGGCACTTGAACCTTATTTTACCATAAAGCCCGTCGCTGACCCTTACACCTTGCAGGAAATCATCACGGGCAAACCTTGGGCGTTTGGGGTGATATTGCCCGGACGCTATTTGAAAATCCGCCTGAAAGCCGAGCTCACCGACAAGCTGGAGGACTTAGTACCTTGGGATTTCCCTGACCTCATCAAGCGTTTAGACTTGACGGTATTGCATGCTTTGGTCATAGAAAAAGCCTTGGGCATTCCCGGCAAGGAACAAGCCAAGAGCAAAAGCATACACTACACACGCAGCTTGGGCGAGTGCGTTGATAAAGTGCGCAGCGGGGAGGCACAACTTGCGCTCATCAATCGCGAAATCAGCATAGAAACGGTTAAGGAAGTGTGCTATAGTGGGCATACTTTGCCGCAAAAATCTACTTACTTTTATCCAAAAGTAGTGTGTGGCTTTTTGTTTGGCAGCGTACACGACGACGAATTTAACGCCCTTGCTGACCGTTTGTTCTCATAG
- a CDS encoding anthranilate synthase component I family protein, with protein sequence MSQAKASLKPEQSKLSWHELQQLTRGFEHWLCSFANAAHTPEYPYGRFRELLAVGARRVIKLSRPDRQALHRLQETLAGNWWFGVIAYDVKNAFERLHSRNADFLGFPDLYLFSPEWVFEHRNDEVVCLSGSLEDFLAQAYCLPSAGQATAAYVGAIHATTSQERYEKTVEAIRCDIRNGEIYEMNYCIEFQAEAYLPDPFALFQALNQRSPMPFAAFARLGQYYVLSASPERYMKRQGNRLVSQPIKGTAPRGQTPQEDEKIKQALFYSEKERAENMMIVDLVRNDLARVGIAGTVEVEELFGIYTFRRLHQMVSTISVQLPAQATFIDCLAATFPMGSMTGAPKVRAMELIEHYETQKRGWYSGTLGYITPQGDFDWNVLIRTIFYNDHSRRLSFQVGSAITYDASPAQEWAECLLKAEAMREILTGI encoded by the coding sequence ATGAGTCAGGCAAAAGCTTCTTTGAAACCAGAGCAAAGTAAACTCTCTTGGCACGAACTGCAGCAGCTAACCCGTGGATTTGAACATTGGCTGTGCTCTTTCGCCAATGCAGCCCATACGCCCGAGTATCCTTATGGGCGTTTTCGGGAACTCTTGGCAGTAGGGGCACGCCGTGTCATAAAGTTGTCCCGTCCCGACAGGCAGGCGCTGCATCGCTTGCAAGAAACGCTTGCCGGCAACTGGTGGTTTGGTGTGATTGCTTATGACGTGAAGAATGCCTTCGAGCGGCTGCATAGTCGTAATGCCGACTTCTTGGGTTTTCCTGACCTTTATCTGTTCAGTCCGGAATGGGTATTTGAGCACCGCAACGATGAAGTCGTTTGCCTAAGCGGCTCACTTGAAGACTTCTTAGCACAAGCTTACTGCCTGCCGTCTGCCGGGCAAGCCACAGCCGCTTACGTAGGAGCAATACATGCCACCACTTCGCAAGAGCGCTATGAAAAGACGGTGGAAGCCATCCGCTGCGACATCCGCAATGGCGAAATTTACGAAATGAATTATTGCATAGAGTTTCAAGCCGAAGCTTACCTACCAGACCCCTTTGCTCTGTTTCAGGCATTGAACCAGCGTTCACCCATGCCCTTTGCTGCCTTTGCACGCTTGGGGCAATACTATGTGTTGTCGGCTTCGCCCGAACGTTACATGAAGCGGCAAGGAAATCGCCTTGTTTCACAGCCTATCAAAGGCACCGCCCCCCGAGGACAGACGCCCCAAGAAGACGAAAAAATAAAGCAAGCATTGTTTTACAGCGAAAAAGAGCGTGCCGAAAACATGATGATTGTGGACTTGGTGCGCAATGACTTGGCACGTGTGGGCATAGCAGGCACGGTAGAAGTAGAAGAGCTTTTCGGTATTTACACCTTTCGGCGCCTACACCAGATGGTATCGACCATCTCGGTGCAGCTGCCTGCACAAGCCACCTTTATCGACTGCCTGGCAGCTACCTTTCCTATGGGCAGCATGACCGGTGCGCCCAAAGTCAGAGCTATGGAGTTGATAGAACATTACGAAACACAAAAAAGAGGCTGGTATTCTGGAACTTTGGGCTACATCACCCCCCAAGGCGACTTCGATTGGAACGTACTCATACGCACCATTTTTTACAACGACCACAGCCGCCGCCTGTCTTTCCAAGTGGGCAGCGCTATTACCTACGATGCTTCGCCGGCACAAGAATGGGCAGAGTGTTTGCTCAAAGCCGAAGCCATGCGCGAAATCTTAACAGGCATATGA
- the pyrE gene encoding orotate phosphoribosyltransferase — translation MDSNSLSRRIAHELLHIGAVKIRPHEPFRWSSGWLSPIYCDNRLTLSYPALRSQIKEGLAGLVRKHFPQAEGIAGVATAGIPQGALVADTLNLPFCYVRSKPKEHGMGNQIEGRFDEGQAIVVVEDLISTGGSSLKAVEALRAVGARVLGVIAVVTYGFEHAHEAFEQAGITYYTLTDYNQIIEVYAQQEGMDEATRQLLNRWRLMPERWQP, via the coding sequence ATGGACTCAAATAGCTTATCACGCCGCATTGCTCATGAATTGCTGCACATTGGTGCTGTAAAGATACGCCCCCATGAGCCTTTCCGGTGGAGTTCCGGCTGGCTCTCGCCTATTTACTGCGACAACCGGCTCACGCTTTCCTATCCTGCTTTGCGCAGTCAGATAAAAGAAGGGCTGGCAGGACTTGTGCGCAAGCATTTTCCGCAGGCAGAAGGGATAGCTGGGGTTGCCACTGCCGGCATTCCACAAGGCGCCTTGGTAGCCGACACCCTAAACTTGCCTTTTTGTTACGTGCGCTCCAAGCCCAAAGAGCACGGCATGGGCAATCAAATAGAAGGGCGTTTCGATGAAGGGCAAGCTATTGTGGTGGTCGAAGACCTTATCTCCACAGGTGGCAGCAGCTTGAAAGCTGTGGAAGCGCTGCGGGCTGTCGGTGCCCGGGTGTTGGGCGTCATTGCTGTTGTTACCTATGGTTTTGAGCATGCCCACGAAGCTTTCGAGCAGGCAGGCATTACTTATTATACACTCACCGACTATAATCAAATCATAGAAGTCTATGCGCAGCAGGAAGGTATGGACGAAGCTACTCGGCAATTATTGAACCGTTGGCGCCTGATGCCTGAGCGTTGGCAGCCATAA